Genomic segment of Sebastes fasciatus isolate fSebFas1 chromosome 3, fSebFas1.pri, whole genome shotgun sequence:
tcaagactgtttagggaccccatgcagaaatattcaaatacaccattttagaatagaagGAAATGAcccatttatactgcatgcaaaaaaactgcatgtgattatcataaagtgggcatgtctgtaaaggggagactcgtgggtacccatataacctattttcattcatatatctggaggtcagaggtcaagagacccctttgaaaaatggccatgacagttattCCTcgttaaaatttaatttaatgttattttgtaaAATGCATTATCTAAATAAAACTACATGTTCTGTTTTTTCAACAGTTGCCTGAACATGACACCATAAAGGCCCTGTTGAAACGCTCTGATGTCCAAAAGGTCGATGTTGAGACATCCTCTCCACAGGAGGCTACAGTGGACCCATCTTCAGCATCTGAAGAGCCTGTAAATGTTCAGAATACCTCCGTTCAGGCTGCCGTGCAGAAAACCACAAACGCCTCGCTGAAGGCAGCAGTACAGGTCCCGTCAGGTCTGTCCAGGCTCATCAGAATCCCtctcagcttgtctctggacTCCGTCGATGACATGTATTACGGCTGCTCCCAGAAGATGCTGATCAACGTGAAACGCCACTACCTCCCCAGGAGCACCAGGGAAGGTCTGCACTCCACATACACAAAGCTGTGTGCCCTCAAAGCCATGAAGAATAAGGACATGTATGACCCGCTGTCCTGGAATCACTTCAGGGCTCTGTGTGCCTACACAGCGGGGTCATACGACGACCTAAACCGAGCAGTCCATAGGGGGAAGGCTTCCTACAAGACATCGTTTCAATTCCACGCCCTCCACTTCCTGCTGTCTGACGCCATCCGGCTCCTCAAACTCAACCAAAGAAGCTGCTTCACCACCTACCGGAGGAGCAAACTGCTCTTCATCGGGGAATTAGGACAAACCATTCGCTTCGGCTCATTCGCCTCCAGCTCCCTCAACAAGGACTTGCGTCAGTTTGGACGGAGGACCTGCTTTGAGATAGAAACATGTTTTGGCGCCTACCTCAAGTCCTATTCCGAGTTTGACTCGGACGAAGATGAAGTACTGATTCCTCCGTATGAGATGTTCACTATTGTCTCTGTGAACGTGACGGGAGAGAACGACTTACACTGTGATGCTTTCTACAAGCTTGAGACTGCCGGGGTTTACAGCAGTCTCAACTGCCAGGCTGAGGACCTTTATAATTAGCAGGAGTGTCCAATTTTAACACTATATCAGTTTAGCTACTGTCACCAGATCAGCAACATGTCTATTCTATTATGCTTCACTGTCTTGAattcattaaaacaaatgtctaTTTAGAGATTGagagttcattcttgacctttgaAGCAAAACAGTCGCACCACAACgaccatttagtagctgttctggagctttagATTGTATGACAtcatcttcctcagcagatggacGTAGCCCAGTTGTCATGAAATTAGTGATGTGTCGGACGCGAACGAGCCGGCtcaaaagaatacaaagttaattcatatgctttatttccatgtctgctgttaaatatatgataattagaaaataacttctttgaatatggacttcttctttttcaataagtcacacaatggtgagatttgtgcctgatcagatgtgtcttctattagtgttccacctccgatgaagagcagacgctcctcaagcctaagggccctattttaaccattatatgctattttagcatacaattattaaatcatgtttataataaagtaatttttgataaattgagtaatttggcagtaattccaaagaaatttcaaataggttacttgctaattatcagctaattactatgaaatttgcggacctataaaatgaaatgttaccaAAATCGTTAAGAAAaggtagtaataccacagtgtaaaaatactgtacttaaagtatctAAAAGTaccgtttattattattatgctgaATGGTACATGTCTTGATGCAGTACTGTaaacatcacattaatattgcagctggttatgtactgtatatatatgtatatgtatatgtatatgtatatgtatatatatatatatgtatgtatatatactgtatatcataatgtattagttgattcagattattaatacacaatataaatctgcaaagtaactaaagctgtccaataaatgtagtgcagtaaaaactacCTACAAcctttccctctgagatgtagtggagtagaagtataaagtagc
This window contains:
- the LOC141765360 gene encoding ecto-ADP-ribosyltransferase 4-like; translated protein: MMKESMLMFIVLCCLCVRIRPLNAKTLPEHDTIKALLKRSDVQKVDVETSSPQEATVDPSSASEEPVNVQNTSVQAAVQKTTNASLKAAVQVPSGLSRLIRIPLSLSLDSVDDMYYGCSQKMLINVKRHYLPRSTREGLHSTYTKLCALKAMKNKDMYDPLSWNHFRALCAYTAGSYDDLNRAVHRGKASYKTSFQFHALHFLLSDAIRLLKLNQRSCFTTYRRSKLLFIGELGQTIRFGSFASSSLNKDLRQFGRRTCFEIETCFGAYLKSYSEFDSDEDEVLIPPYEMFTIVSVNVTGENDLHCDAFYKLETAGVYSSLNCQAEDLYN